In Clostridium thermosuccinogenes, the genomic stretch TTGCTGTAAATATGTCTGAGTAGGTTTGTCTCATTTTTTGTGTAAAACCGTCAGACAGCATACACTTATTAGATTTACTGCTTTGCTGCTGCAAAATCTCATTTTACTATTGATGATTCCATTTTATGGTGAGTATAATCTAAAAAGCAAGAGACTATATATTTATAAAAAATTTGACCACTATAGGTTATAAATATGAGGAAAAATTAACTCTGCTTTTTATTATGCTGACTAAATGTTTATAATGGTGAATAAATTATATTATTTGCCGGAAGGCTTGCTTTCATCGAAATGCAGTAAATAGGATTATAAAATACTTCTATTACAGTACTTACGCAAAACAAAATGATCCTTGAAAAATAAAGATTTCACGCACTTAATTTGTCCCAAATGGTTGTTGCGAGAGGATTTGAGACAGTATTTACCTCTTTACCTGTCCGGTCTTTGGATGTTACATTAATAATGTACACAATACCGTTGACTTTAACCTGGACAATGTCCTGCAGGAAGCTGATGGTTTCACCCATGGTATTCAAATTATTCTGTATCTGCAAAATCTGCACGAATACAGAAGTTATGAACACCAAGGAGAAGTGACCCTCAAGTTTTCTAATAGACCGGACTTGAACTTTTTCAAAGTTCAGAAACTGCTTGATGTCTCTGAAGAATACTTCAATGTCCCAACGGCAAAGGTATTTCTTGAGGATGTCTTGAGCAGCTACACCGGGCAAGTCAGTAATGATAAATCTGGTGTTTTGGATAGATGCGTTATAGCCGTTTTTGACTATTGCCATCATGGTGTTACCCACACCAGGTAAGATTACCGATAAAGCCTTGATGTAGAAGCCTGTACCGGGGTAGTACCTGTACTGTTTCTTGCTAAACAGCAGGCTTATGGTCTTAACGTTAAAGTTAACCCTGTTGTTGTACAGCACTTTGCGGTTATTCTTTATCATGCAGACATAGTGGTAACCGCACTCTGAGAGCTTTTGCAGGAGCTCTTTACAGGAATACCAGGTGTCGAATGTGACGTATTCGGCAGCCAAACCAAATTTGTGGGCGAAGGATATCATACGTATGGCTAGTTCAACCTTGGTATGATATTCTTCACACTTTTCTTCCGGTTTCCATATCCGAAACGCCACGGGGATTTTAATCCAACCATTAGACCATAGAAGGACTACAATGTGCATTCCCCAGACATACCGATTATTTGTGTGATCGTATACATAAGATGTCGGGAAAATGCTCTTGCCGAAAGGCTTCCTGATAATCACATCATCGATGATCAAATATCCAAGACCAGCCGTTTGTGACTGTATTGCCTGGATGAACAGGATCATGATATTTGTGTTATTAATAGAAAGCAACGGCAGCAGCCTTGTTATGGCATCATGGGATACCCAGTACAGCTTCTGCGCAATATATGTTGCTGTAGGATTATTAAACAGGATTATACCCATACATGCTGCAACGAAGACCAGTGTATACTTCTCAGGGAACAAAAACTTATCCAAATTGAACTTTCTCACCAGTTCAGTAATAATATCGTGAATGCCGTGCTTGGCAACGGTTATGTCGGAAATGCAATTTTTGGTAGACCTCATGGAACCCCTGCCAAAAGAATAGCATAATTCGAAAACTGGTGAATAGCTGTAATATATGGAAACCTCAATGCAACAACCTTTTAAGCTATATTCTGTTTTCAAAGTGCTGATATGACTTGTTTATGTTACTTTTGCGTAAGTACTATCTATTATATGCCTTACATGTACTTGCAACTACAGCAGGTTGATTAAGCACCGTCATGGGATGTTGAACTGCTGAAACTTTTTCTTCAATGAAACAGCAAAGCATTAGTTTATGCTATGTTGCTATGGCTTAAAAGGATGCGATTTGTAAAGAAATGTAATCCCCTTTCTGACATATTATTAAGAGAAAAAACGCTTCACTATAAATGAAAAGTGTAAATTGCAAAGGAGCGTCCCCTTATTTTTGATGTATTAATTAGTTTAGGAGCATTTATCTTTAAATGTATCTTTAAATGTAAGGTGCATCCTTATAATGATACGCCATTTTGTTTTCTGCTATAAAACAATGAAGAAGTTATTCGTTTAATGAAAAATATAAATCGTGAAGGAACGTCCCCAATTGTATCCTTTCTGACTAACATTTTATAGAGAACACTTCACTTTACACTTTAAATGAAAAGCACAAATCGAAAAAGAGCATCCCTAATTACCAATTACGGACATTAATCTGAGAATAAGCATTCTCTATAAAAAATGAAAGTGATAAAAAATGAAAGTGCAAATTGTGAAGGAGCGTCCCCTTTTATAAAAATTTTTGATAACCCTATTGCATTTTTGGCTGTATTATTGTATTATTGTATTAATCACTTAATACAATAATACATAAAGGAGTGATGAGATGCAATGGAATATTGACTCGGAAAGGCCGGTTTATATACAGCTGTTAGAACTAATACAGGCTAACATCATTTCAGGTAATTTCAAGCCTGGAGATAAGCTGCCCTCGGTACGGGATCTCGCAGCCGAGGCGGGAGTTAATCCAAATACCATGCAAAGGGCATTGACCGAACTCGAGCGCATGGAGCTTATATATACCAACCGGACCAGCGGAAGATACATTACTTCAGACATAGGAGTCATAAAAAAGCTAAAGGAGAGATCGGCTATGAACATTATCGAGGAGTTTTTAGATAAGATGAAAAAGATTGGCTTTAATGAAGATGAAATTTTAGAACTCTTGACCAAAGCTTTAAAGGAGATGAGAAAATGAATCCCATTTTAGAATGCAAATCATTGACAAAGAGATATTCTGGCTTTACAGCCCTTTCCAATGTGGACTTAACTCTGGAAAGAGGCAGGATTGTCGGATTGCTGGGCCCAAACGGCAGCGGAAAAACCACATTGATTAAATTGATTAACGGCCTCCTGGTACCAGAAAGCGGAAGCATCCGTATTGCAGGCATGGAGCCGGGAGTTGAAACAAAAAAGATAGTGTCTTATCTTCCTGAAAAAACTTATTTGGCGGATTGGATGCAGGTTTCCCAGGTGATAGAATTTTTTCAGGACTTTTATGAGAACTTTGACTCTAAAAAAGCATATGCAATGCTAAGCGATCTGCGCATTGACCCCAAAAAGCGTTTGAAAACCTTGTCCAAAGGAACAAAGGAAAAGGTACAGCTAATCCTGGTCATGAGCCGCAAGGCAGATTTATATTGCCTTGATGAGCCCATAGGAGGTGTAGACCCAGCAGCGAGGGATTATATTCTCAATACCATCATTACTAATTACAACGAAAATGCGACGGTCTTAATATCTACACACCTTATTTCGGATATAGAAAAAGTGTTGGATGAGGTTATATTTATCAAAGATGGAACTGTAACTCTTCATTCCTCCGTTGATGATATAAGGTTAAAAGAAGGGAAATCAGTTGATTCGCTATTCAGGGAGGTATTCAAATGTTAAGAAAATTAATGAAGCATGAATTAAAAGCAACAGCAAGAATATTAGTTCCCTTATGCCTGGTACTTTTATTTATATCAGTTGTTAACCGGTTTATGTATAAAGTAGGCCCCAAAGAAGGAATCTTCATGTTCATAAACGGATTTATGTTCGTTTTCCAAATTTTTCTTATCTTTGCGGTTTTAGCTTCTACGATAATATTTATGATCACGAGATTCTATAAAAACCTACTAAGCGATGAAGGGTATCTTATGTTTACTCTGCCGGTAAAGTCCCATCATTTGATAACCTCAAAGCTTACAGTCGCGGTGATGTGGACCATAACCAGCATAATAGTACTTTTATCATCCTTACTCATAGCATTTGCCACGCCTGAAAGCGTTAATAACTTCATCAATGGGTTTAAATCAAACTTTGCAGAATTAGTAATTGCTTTTGATGGAAACTGGACGCTGTTATGGATCGAGCTGATATCTCTTATTCTTCTAAGTATTGTTGCAAACATACTGATGGTCTATGTTTCCATTTCCGTAGGCCAGTTATTTACCAAGCACAAGATCATAGGCTCTTTTGTATCCTATGTGATATTTTACAATGCGATTCAATTTCTTTTGTTGATTCTTTTGGCGATTTTCAGTTATACCTATTCCGGCAGCATCGATTTCACCCATGCGCTTCCCCGGGGAATCTTCCCGATCAGCATATCGGTTCTTCTTGTTGAGAGCATTGCTTTCTACGTGATCACCAACTATATGCTTAAAAGAAAACTGAATTTGGACTAATTGAAAGGACACATGACTATTATTGCAATGCTAAAGAGCAGAAAATGTGTCTTACGGAGTAAAATTAACAGGACATACCTTAGCATGAAGCAAAGCTTTATGCCAAAGGTATGTCCTTTGTTAAATTATCTCTGCTCATCCTTCAGTACCGTTTCAATGACTCCTCCACCCAGGCAAATCTCATTTTGATAGAAAACAACAAATTGCCCTGGAGTAATTGATCTTTGCGGCTTTTTAAACACTACCCTGCATCTGTTATGTTCAATTAGACGTACGCTGACCTCCTGATCCGGCTGTCTGTATCTGAATTTTGCAGTACATTCAAAGTTTTCTTCAGGAGATTTTCCACTGACCCAGTGAACATCGCATGCTTCCAGCCCATATGAATATAATGCCGGATTATCCTCACCCTGTGCAACATATAAAATATTATTCTTGATGTCCTTATCGGCTACAAACCACGGTTTTCCTTCATGGGTACCCCCAATTCCCAATCCTTTCCTTTGTCCGTAGGTATAGAACATGAGCCCCTCATGCTTTCCCAGGAGTTCACCGGAGATGGATCGGATTTCACCTGGTTGAGCCGGTAAATAGGATTTTAGAAACTCTTTAAAATTCCTCTCCCCTATAAAGCAAATGCCTGTACTGTCCTTTTTTTCCGCAGTATGCAAACCGGCACTGCGTGCAATTTCCCTCACTTCTTTTTTGTACATGCCGCCAAGGGGAAACATGGATTTGGAAAGCTGTTTCTGACCTAGTGTGCAAAGAAAGTAGGACTGATCCTTGCTCGGGTCAATTCCTTTTAGCAGTCTGAATTCACCATCACAATAATCTACCCGGGCATAATGGCCTGTCGCGAGGTAATCAGCTCCTATTTTTAAAGCATAGTCAAGAAAGGCTTTAAATTTAATTTCTTTATTGCACATCACATCCGGGTTTGGAGTGCGCCCTTTTTTATATTCATCCAGAAAATAAGTAAATACCCTGTCCCAGTATTCCTTTTCAAAGTTAACAGTGTAGTAGGGGATGCCAATTTGATCACAAACCCTTCTAACATCGGCATAATCTTCTTCAGAGGTACATATCCCATACTCGTCCTTTTCTTCCCAGTTCTTCATGAAGACGCCTATTACATCATATCCCTGCTTTTTTAAAAGATAGGCAGCTACAGATGAGTCTACCCCTCCGGACATACCCACTACTACCTTTATATTCTTGTTCATTTCATATCCCATTCTGTTTCCGAAAATGTCTTTTTTATAACCCATCTATAACAGGTATTTTTGTCATTCTTATTGGTTATAAGAATCCTTATGCAAAATAAGGCATAGGTTATAATCAAGCTTTGCAAGCTACACAAATGCAAGTATTATTCTGAAATCAGGCATATTATCAGTAATTGCAAATTGTTAAACTTCATCGCCAACTCTTAAGGACAGCAATCCTAGTATTTTGCGATCCAGGCTTTATCTTTTAAATAGCTTTATGAAAGAATTCCCGTGCTTTTATACCAAGGCTGGAATCCGGTCCTCTTTGACCATGACCTGATTGCCTTTCAGTATCTGCTTGGTTCTGTCCCCTTCCTCCAGGGAATTTAAATATACGATCTCTTCAGGAACGATCTTTATTGCATTCAGCCGTCCTTTTTCATTATTAATCAGCCATGGCTCTTGACAGTATCTGCTTGCTTCATCGAGCAATTGACTGTCTTCAAGGCTTGTGATAGCTTTGCCAAAAATTTGTACTCCCTTGATTTTGCGATAGTTGATGTACTCTGTATTTACCAAAAGGCATACATTGGGATTCTGCCTTATGGCTTTAAATTTCTCGCCACCGGCCGATAAAATGTAAATATTCAGGCCATCTCCCAAGAAATATTGCACCGGACTGCTGCGCGGCATATTGTTCATGCATGTGGCTAAAGATCCATCTTTGTGTTCTTTTAGAAAGCTTATGATCTCTTCTTTTAATTCTTCAGGTGAATATTGCTTGTTCATTCTGTTCCTCCTAAACAACTTGCAGCTTTTTTGGATACATTCTTGGTTTTTGGTTTTATTGCTTATATAGTATTTCCATTATTGCTCTGCAGTATTAATCCCAAACATAGGGACGCTCCTTCTTTTATTACATTTTGCAAAAGTTATACCGAGTTGGATTTTTCATATATCAAAAGATGAAATTGGAACGATTTCATGGTTGTATGTCTGATATCTTTATTTGAAAAGATGATATTTATAAAGGAGCTTCCCATTTTTAAAGGGACGCTCTTTTTGTTATTTCATTTTATGAAAAGTATATTGTGTTAAGTTTTTTATTATTAAAACACATTTATACCGACCTTCCAGCTGCCCGTCTGATTTCTTTCCAGTATAGGTAAAAGTTGCAATTTATAAAGGAGCGTCCCCTATTACGCTCCTTTTTTATTCATTCTATAAAAGTATGCTGTGTTAAGTTATTTTTTATCAAAAGGTGCAATTATGCCGACTCTTCTGCTTGTATATCAGATATTTTTCTAAAAAACTGTTATTTATACAGGACTGTCCCCTGCTTTTTAAACAGAATGTTATTTTCAAGGTGGATGTGCTGGAACAAATCAGCCTCAAGCTCCTGCAACTTGTCAAAAGTCCTGTGGTAAGTGCCGCATCCATCTTCAGGCACTTTATAATCTTCCGTTATTTCTCTTAACTCTTTTAGAATGTCCCCTGCCCCATCATGCTCGTCTTCCGTCTCTTTCATTACCGATATGATTTGGTTATAGAGCTCTTCGGAAGGCTTTGCATAATACTCTTTCATCAATGGGAACAGAACTACTTCTTCTTTTATGAGGTGCTGTTCCAACTCGGTTTTCAAACTATGGAACAGCTTGTGAACCTTGAAAAGAATGTTGTGGTTTGCACCATGAACCCTCAATATTGTAGCTGTCAAATCGCTGATCTCAGGAAGATTAATGTTTAAATAACTATGATGAGTATTTACAATGTAGTCTATCAATTCAACCGAAGACATTTTCCTAAAATCCGTTTGGTCATTATGCTTTATTGCTTCCTCATAAGCTTCATTAAGCTGGCTCAATATTTCAACTTCGCTTAGGCTGCTTTCCAAAATAGCTTCTGATAGCGGTCTGTACCCTCCGCAACAGAAATCAATTTTATACTTCTTAAAAATCTCACTTGCCTTTGGCAATATAGATACGATTTCACCAATTTTCTGTGATGCATTGTTTCTGCCCCGGATAAATGTCCCGGAGTTGCTCAAGTTGCGTGACCGTTTGCACGTATGCTAATATCTTCCTGGAAGAAAAAAAGGAGGATATGATAAGAGCTTTGAATATATATGTTAAGTGTTCCAGCACCTAACCCTCAAAGCCCTTTAACACATTTGTAATATGATAATAGCATATCTGGGGCGGAATGTTAAGGAGTATCGCAGAAATTGTTTAAAATTTTTGGAAAGGCTGGAGTTGATATGCCCGAAATGCGGCGGGAAAACAACCTTTCATGACAGATATGCACGTCATGTGCATATGGGCGAGGAAATTGAATGGATTAACATATTCCGTGTAATCTGTAGCAAGTGTGGGAAGACACATGCAATCATACCGGATTTCATCAGGCCGTATAAGCATTACTCGGCTTGTGATAGCGAGCTGGTCCTTCGGGACCAGGAGGACGGTATACCTCTTGAGGAGATTGAGACTGCCGCCAGCATATCCACATTAAGGCGGTGGGTAGAAGAATTCAGGCAACGGGGGCGGCAAGCTGCAGGAGCATTAAGAGCTATACTGTACAGGTATTATGGCAAGTTTGTCAATGAGCTGGAGATGATAGAAACAAAGGTATTCCACATGATTGAGCGGCTGCTTGGGTTACTGCCGCAGATAGAAAGCAGCCATCTTGCCATAGGTGAAACGAATATGTGGCTAACAAATCATCTGGCAGGAGTATTTGTATAGAAAATTCCCACATAGTTTGCGTAGCTGTCCGGAGTTCCCTTCTGATAGGCTTTAGGAAAAAGCACAGGAGGGATCGAAATGATAAACAATGAAGTATTGGAAAAAGCATTAAAGAAACATGAGATCATATCGCCGCTATTGCAGCCGGATCTGGATGAGGCGGAAAAGCGGAGAATACGGCAGGAGATACTTGAGAGGGAAGGAAT encodes the following:
- a CDS encoding transposase; this translates as MRSTKNCISDITVAKHGIHDIITELVRKFNLDKFLFPEKYTLVFVAACMGIILFNNPTATYIAQKLYWVSHDAITRLLPLLSINNTNIMILFIQAIQSQTAGLGYLIIDDVIIRKPFGKSIFPTSYVYDHTNNRYVWGMHIVVLLWSNGWIKIPVAFRIWKPEEKCEEYHTKVELAIRMISFAHKFGLAAEYVTFDTWYSCKELLQKLSECGYHYVCMIKNNRKVLYNNRVNFNVKTISLLFSKKQYRYYPGTGFYIKALSVILPGVGNTMMAIVKNGYNASIQNTRFIITDLPGVAAQDILKKYLCRWDIEVFFRDIKQFLNFEKVQVRSIRKLEGHFSLVFITSVFVQILQIQNNLNTMGETISFLQDIVQVKVNGIVYIINVTSKDRTGKEVNTVSNPLATTIWDKLSA
- a CDS encoding GntR family transcriptional regulator; translated protein: MQWNIDSERPVYIQLLELIQANIISGNFKPGDKLPSVRDLAAEAGVNPNTMQRALTELERMELIYTNRTSGRYITSDIGVIKKLKERSAMNIIEEFLDKMKKIGFNEDEILELLTKALKEMRK
- a CDS encoding ABC transporter ATP-binding protein encodes the protein MNPILECKSLTKRYSGFTALSNVDLTLERGRIVGLLGPNGSGKTTLIKLINGLLVPESGSIRIAGMEPGVETKKIVSYLPEKTYLADWMQVSQVIEFFQDFYENFDSKKAYAMLSDLRIDPKKRLKTLSKGTKEKVQLILVMSRKADLYCLDEPIGGVDPAARDYILNTIITNYNENATVLISTHLISDIEKVLDEVIFIKDGTVTLHSSVDDIRLKEGKSVDSLFREVFKC
- the mnmA gene encoding tRNA 2-thiouridine(34) synthase MnmA, whose product is MGYKKDIFGNRMGYEMNKNIKVVVGMSGGVDSSVAAYLLKKQGYDVIGVFMKNWEEKDEYGICTSEEDYADVRRVCDQIGIPYYTVNFEKEYWDRVFTYFLDEYKKGRTPNPDVMCNKEIKFKAFLDYALKIGADYLATGHYARVDYCDGEFRLLKGIDPSKDQSYFLCTLGQKQLSKSMFPLGGMYKKEVREIARSAGLHTAEKKDSTGICFIGERNFKEFLKSYLPAQPGEIRSISGELLGKHEGLMFYTYGQRKGLGIGGTHEGKPWFVADKDIKNNILYVAQGEDNPALYSYGLEACDVHWVSGKSPEENFECTAKFRYRQPDQEVSVRLIEHNRCRVVFKKPQRSITPGQFVVFYQNEICLGGGVIETVLKDEQR
- a CDS encoding pyridoxamine 5'-phosphate oxidase family protein, which gives rise to MNKQYSPEELKEEIISFLKEHKDGSLATCMNNMPRSSPVQYFLGDGLNIYILSAGGEKFKAIRQNPNVCLLVNTEYINYRKIKGVQIFGKAITSLEDSQLLDEASRYCQEPWLINNEKGRLNAIKIVPEEIVYLNSLEEGDRTKQILKGNQVMVKEDRIPALV
- the ric gene encoding iron-sulfur cluster repair di-iron protein; the encoded protein is MSNSGTFIRGRNNASQKIGEIVSILPKASEIFKKYKIDFCCGGYRPLSEAILESSLSEVEILSQLNEAYEEAIKHNDQTDFRKMSSVELIDYIVNTHHSYLNINLPEISDLTATILRVHGANHNILFKVHKLFHSLKTELEQHLIKEEVVLFPLMKEYYAKPSEELYNQIISVMKETEDEHDGAGDILKELREITEDYKVPEDGCGTYHRTFDKLQELEADLFQHIHLENNILFKKQGTVLYK
- a CDS encoding DUF6431 domain-containing protein, whose product is MIIAYLGRNVKEYRRNCLKFLERLELICPKCGGKTTFHDRYARHVHMGEEIEWINIFRVICSKCGKTHAIIPDFIRPYKHYSACDSELVLRDQEDGIPLEEIETAASISTLRRWVEEFRQRGRQAAGALRAILYRYYGKFVNELEMIETKVFHMIERLLGLLPQIESSHLAIGETNMWLTNHLAGVFV